TTGGTAACACAAAGCTCAACCCTTCATATGCTATCCCACCCGGCCCCATGAATATGGGTCGACCCCATCCAAAATCCGCGTCATGGATAGGAAGTCTAGCCCAGCTAGTTATCCCAAGATTCGGGCATTTAAAGGTATGAGCACCACGAACCAGGGCCTTTAGATCAGGCTGCAGTTCCAAGTAATCAAGTGCTGATTTTAGATAATCATTGTCCATCTTTGCCAAAGCGTCATGAATTTTACTAGCAGCGTACCAAGTAGGCTTGGACTGTAGATCCCCTGCTACTGCTATCGGGGTGGTCGTGAATATGACATTTCCAAAATAGCCCGGGGGCAGTGCTGGGCGAAGCCTAGCTCGCCCATCAGTTGCTATGTAAAGCTTCGTGTCCTGATCATCAGGCAGGCCACGGGCTTTACATACTGACCTCCAAACATGGCCCGAAAGCATTTCATAAGAGCTATAGTTGATTGTGTTGCCATCCTCTTTCGATTTGGCTTTTAGTGCATTGAGTTGATCTCGAGTTAACTTAAAAATAGAGACCGCGGTTTCAGGGACTGTTTGGTCATCTGTGGATGAAGCGGTTTTCATTGCCGGAGCGGGCTGGTACTCCACATGGTCAAAAGCCGGCTGGGGTGGGTCACGGGCACGTAGAAGGGTTCGGTCAATAAAGGGTGGGATAGTTAGGTCAAGGCCACGAGCCATATCGGACCATGTGTTGATGAAGTGCAGTCCAGATGCACCATCTGCAGCATGATGCTGCATCCCAACTCCTAATGAAACCCCACCACATTTAAAGTAAGTGACCTGCATTTaaagataagaaaaataaaaatccacCCCACAAATACATAAACAATTATACGAGCTAGTActaatttaaaaagtatattaattcCTTTTGATCATAAATTCCAATTTGTCAgataacatgtttgttttacTGCTACTCATTTAACTAAGAAGACAGTTTTTTCAGTACTATGATATGTCATCTAGAATTCACATGTCACGATGACGTAAAAAAAGTGTCTTTTTCTAGCCGAACTACACCTATATATACCAACAATTCATATAACAAAGTAGTTTAACCTATTATTGTTGTATATAATAACATTTGATTgaaatttattgttaaaatatattattgacGACGTAGATGTTGTGTGACTTAGTCGTAAAATAAATATACCTGTAACACTAGTAATGCATAGGATTCAATTCCTTGTGTATAATCAACAGCTGGAATGAGTTTCCTTAGCTCTAACGTAGGCGCGAAGTCACCAAAATCATCAACCACACCATCAGACTCGGCTTCCACGAACAACACACCTTGTCCTTGACAATCAATTTCTATCCGACCATCTTCGTCTCTTTTCAACCGTCCTCCCATTGGATAAAACGGAACCAACGCCTTACTCAACGCGTCTTTCATCACCTTTGGGTCAAAAAAATTTGTGGCACCATTAGGCCGGTAAAAGTACACACTTGGTGTATGAAAATTCGGCACCACTAGGTCCACATTCGAATTCCATAGACGTATTTTTGGCGTCTCTTCAGCCGGCCTAACCATTGTCGATTCTCTCACCTCGATCTTCATCTTGTTTTGATAAACGAACTGCATTGAATGAAACGTAAAACAAGTTAATAACAAATATGTACAAATGATAAAAAGTTGATGTAGTTGAAAAAAGTTCTACAAATGGAAATTATGTGATATTGTGTTTATATATTGATTACACAAAAAGATATACAACAACACAAGATGAAATAGATGTTTCAATGACATATATGAAGCTAGATGTACGTGTTAATTACCTTTGaagaaatgaaaacaaaatcaagATGTTGTAGAatgtggtttaaaaaaaaattgtaaggaAGGTTGTGTGTAGGTTGGTGTTAAAATTGGTGTGAAGTTGGATTGAGTCAGGGACTTGAAAATGAAATTGCAGGCAAGGGTTTTATAATACAAGTGGTCTCACCTACCGCACCTAAATACCCAATTTTAAGTTGTAAAATTGACTCAAGATGAATTGGTCAATAAAAtttaaagtataattaattGACTTGGCAAAATAAGGTAGAGAAAAtacttttttctaaaaaaaaaaaactataagcAGATATAAAGTGGATTCGGGGGCATGGATTTATGTAGATGGGTCCATATCAAGCATGTCAAAAATTAATATTGGGTTGTTGTAAAGATACAAGAACTAACCTATACACAAACAAAGGTTGAGTTAAGGTATAAATTAACAAGATGGTTATCCacgcaatgcagcggtggtgACGGCAACGGATGGTATTAGTGGCAGTGGtagtaacgatgtggttattaatctaaaagtaattgacgtaaatggtagtttagttattttatggttaaggaatgttttatttgtaaataaatttattgaaaatattataaagatattagttgaaaatatttaaattaattaataaagaaaatagataGTTTAGACAAATATGGGTGTAAactattttagggatatatttagTAGATTTAGTGTTTGAGTtagaatgtgttaaaaattaaaggtattttagatattttaaaggtcaaaagttgaaaacatatgatagtagtttgtttattaatattgtatagatgtatagatatagatatatagtgtatatatatatatataggcagaCATGTATATAGCTActtaagttctttttttttatttgtaatcaAATGAGTTTTGTAATTGGCTGTATAAAGGTGTA
The Erigeron canadensis isolate Cc75 chromosome 2, C_canadensis_v1, whole genome shotgun sequence DNA segment above includes these coding regions:
- the LOC122586711 gene encoding shikimate O-hydroxycinnamoyltransferase isoform X1; this encodes MQFVYQNKMKIEVRESTMVRPAEETPKIRLWNSNVDLVVPNFHTPSVYFYRPNGATNFFDPKVMKDALSKALVPFYPMGGRLKRDEDGRIEIDCQGQGVLFVEAESDGVVDDFGDFAPTLELRKLIPAVDYTQGIESYALLVLQVTYFKCGGVSLGVGMQHHAADGASGLHFINTWSDMARGLDLTIPPFIDRTLLRARDPPQPAFDHVEYQPAPAMKTASSTDDQTVPETAVSIFKLTRDQLNALKAKSKEDGNTINYSSYEMLSGHVWRSVCKARGLPDDQDTKLYIATDGRARLRPALPPGYFGNVIFTTTPIAVAGDLQSKPTWYAASKIHDALAKMDNDYLKSALDYLELQPDLKALVRGAHTFKCPNLGITSWARLPIHDADFGWGRPIFMGPGGIAYEGLSFVLPSPVNDGSLSIAISLQAEHMKLFSEFLYDI
- the LOC122586711 gene encoding shikimate O-hydroxycinnamoyltransferase isoform X2, with translation MKIEVRESTMVRPAEETPKIRLWNSNVDLVVPNFHTPSVYFYRPNGATNFFDPKVMKDALSKALVPFYPMGGRLKRDEDGRIEIDCQGQGVLFVEAESDGVVDDFGDFAPTLELRKLIPAVDYTQGIESYALLVLQVTYFKCGGVSLGVGMQHHAADGASGLHFINTWSDMARGLDLTIPPFIDRTLLRARDPPQPAFDHVEYQPAPAMKTASSTDDQTVPETAVSIFKLTRDQLNALKAKSKEDGNTINYSSYEMLSGHVWRSVCKARGLPDDQDTKLYIATDGRARLRPALPPGYFGNVIFTTTPIAVAGDLQSKPTWYAASKIHDALAKMDNDYLKSALDYLELQPDLKALVRGAHTFKCPNLGITSWARLPIHDADFGWGRPIFMGPGGIAYEGLSFVLPSPVNDGSLSIAISLQAEHMKLFSEFLYDI